Part of the Clarias gariepinus isolate MV-2021 ecotype Netherlands chromosome 25, CGAR_prim_01v2, whole genome shotgun sequence genome is shown below.
tgttattttaagacataaaagtcagctgttctggaacatttcttgcaagaacagtaatGTCAAGTGTATTTGGAAACTtctcaagcaccataatgaacctggctctcatgaagaccatcccaggaaggcaagaccaaaactttcTTCTGCTCTGTAGGTGGCGCTCTTGTTGAAATGGGGGAGTCTATGAGGAGGATGGCTGAAGTAAAGGATTCTCTGGATATTGACGTTAAGCAGAACTTTATCGACCCTTTTCAGACCATTGTGGACAAGGATCTCAAAGACATCCAGGTAAAAGAATGGCAGGATTGTTTTCTTCCCCCtgaattaaatagttttaagcTAGGTACTGTATGGAACAGCTTATAATCTTTTAATGTatgaagggtgttcaagtcaacccaGGACTTGAGATGAAATTAGtcaaacatttacagaagacttcaaatgGCTAAGACACTTAGTCGCAAGAAAACATTTGAATGCTCCAAagctttttaaagaaggccacaCATCAGTGAATGACGATCCAACGtgtggtggctcagagcccactgcagtcatttccGTGAACATTTAGAGATTGAAACGACTGATAATTGTGGAAGTGACACATCTGTCCGTGGGAGGtttacacacagtcattcataaacaccacttgcacatggAACTCAGATGGGAGTTGTTGTCACCACATCCCCCGGAAAGCCATTTCCTCATGTTTGGGttattgaaggagttcctgggtggTCAATATTTCAGACATGTAGCAAGCAGTCCAATCATCGCTCTGGCTGAGAAAActgtattcaagcactagtgaaacgtgTAGCAGGGTATTATACAGCAAAATAAAGGTAGATTTTTACTCTCACAACTGAgatttgcacaatcaaaagtcccagtttgacttgaacatccctggTATATGTTTATATTACTAATTGTTGCATGCTgacatttatatactgtatgtatcataATAATTCACCAACATTAGAAGAACGAGTCAAGTCATaatgttctgttctgtttttttttttttttttaacactgtttCTGTTTGTCCCACCACAATAGCATCAGCTGAAGAAGGTGGAGGGCCGGAGGCTAGATTACGACTACAAGAAGAAACGTCAGGGAAAGATCCCAGACGAGGAGCTGCGTCTTTCTCTAGAGAAGTTCCACGAGTCCAAAGAGGCTGCCGAGATCAGCATGCACAATCTCTTAGAAACTGATGTGAGTAGACATTATGGGTCGAATTTATTTAGACAAAAACCACACAATACACGAAGATAACTCCAAGAACCTTTGCGGATGTCTGGATTGCTAAACTTCACATGTTCAACGCCATGTTCGAGGCAGTAGTCTGACAGAGAAGCAGCTGAATGACTCACTAggcttttcctctctctctctctttctcgggGGATTCAAGAGAATATCAGGGGACAGTCTTACTGGCAGCCAATTACCCAGCAGCCCTCACCATCTGCCTGTTATTAGCATATGTTTCAGACACTGTAGGGAATATGGGTAGACATACTCCACccttaaaatatgtttatttttttcatataatatgTATTCTGCATGTTTGAGTGGGTAGGCGTATGTTTTATTCAGCTAAATCATTAGAATTCCCATGTGGGATCTCCtaattaaaaagtgattaatcattaataagTGGTGTAGTGGAGGAGATCTAAATGAATACAAAAAGAGATTATTGACTGACGAAAcctaaaatattacagtaaaaacACGAAGGAAAGCTCTACAGCAGAACCAAAAAACCAGCAAAACCAATCCACTAATTGAAATCTACAGCGCAGAATGTGTCTATATCTACAGGACGTGTAGTGCTTTGTTAATGCTGTATGAGTACTAGCTTCTGCAATGAAAATATCGCATGAATTATTAAACGGAATGGGAAAACAACCTTGAACATGCACATttgtaagtaaaataattattaagaaAGTAGTCATATTACATTGTCTTACAATTACTGTTGGTCAGAACAGGATCAGATTCCCCGCTGCTAACACAGAGCCTGTAGCGTATAAGCAGTGTGTATCTGTCCAAGTCCAGCAGTGTATTAATGCTGTTATTATCAGGTTTCCAGTCTAAAGTAACATCCGTATCATTTCAGTGCACTGTTAATCTTTGCTTGGTAAGGTTCACattcaacattttaaactgCAACTGAACTTTACCATTACATCTTCAAAACCTATTGAGTGATATATTTGACTGAAATGATTTCCTTGTTCTATTTTTTCGAGGACACGTAATAAAGCCGCAAGTTTGCATTGTCTGGATTGGATTGGAAAAACATTGAGATAGTAATTGATGAATGAAAGCATGATAAAGTCTTATtgaattcattctttttttaacaaagcatTAGCATTTAGTTATTTCCTAAAAACTCGAACACCTCTTTCatcatttatgtattttgttatacatatttttttgacACCCGAAATGGCTTTATTAGGCTAATGTCATTTTGGGtgttctgtgcattagacatttCAACACTTTTTAAGGGGgcgtactgtattattattcactttaaaaaatatatattttttatatattcagaTGGgtctacaacaacaaaaaaaaaaaacacttttcaatTTTTTCGTTTTGGCCTGTTCTTAAACAagcaaatcagatttttttcatcctttctttctttgtgacctcatatacagTAGGACGATGACGAGCCCTGCCCGGCTTCTCTGGTGGGGTATGACTCAGCAGGAGCCTAGTTAAACTACCAGCCAGAGTCTGGACACATGTTCTGATTCCATGGTctttgttgatttaaaaaaaaaaaaatcccaattgcatggtctttctttcttttatgaaggcatccaaaatttgcaataatcttctttgaacagttgatattaagcaTGTCTGCtccttatgctctgtaaagtacaatggccgtgaagtgcaaaactgacgagagtcagtttcatcatggtaaaataatttatggttgttgttatttaaatgcataatgccttatgttttatttcatagttttgaaaaaaaatccagtattagacaaacttttgactggtacttaGATAGGTACTGCATAGACCCTGTACATAGGAGGCGAAAACCTCTGAGATCTgtgtcaactttttaaaatgaatatattctccatgtttttcttttgtctgaGCATGTTAAAAACAGGCTTTCTCATACAGTGCTCAATTCACTGTAGCGTATGACTTTGACTTTGTGACCGTAATGACCATCATTACACATCGCCATTTTCCTTAGCCCAGATGTGCCGGTAATGGCTGGAAATATCGTGAAACGTGTCTCATCTATACAGCTTGCTTTTTCCTCCTCAAATTTTCGCTCTGATCATGAACAGCTGATGAGCTGCTCTCTGACCCCCCGAGGAAAACCCATTCATGCGTATGTGATCATTTTAGCACTAATGCAGTGATGAAACTGCAAATAACCCAATTTTCCTCTATAATTTGTGACTTTTGTGTATGTTCCATAATTGACTGGACAGAGGCCTCTGATAATGCAGGTCACTCCGAACATGAATGTAGGCTGTCGAGGCAGGAAGATTAGATCTGAAGGAAAAACGAGGCTTGTAATGTGGCCATCAATTAGAGCTATTTTTATACTAAACGTTTcgtcttttatttttcaattttcatgcacattaaattattttcatacTTACTTCTTATTCATCCTCATTATAACTTATTTTGGTCCTCTGCAGGTCATGAGTGCATTTTGATTAGAGAAAAGCTCGAATATAATATAGCAACCGGTTAACAGCATGCTAGATCGGCCTAACTCTTCTAATAGAAATATTCTTTAACCCTTTCATAACCTGCTAGTGCGCATTATTAAAGGTTGAATATTTCTGACTATTctacactccactccactcttTACCGAGCTGTTAAAATTATTCCTTAATAGCCATTAAAagagaaattaattaatatgaatTAAATTCTGTGTGCTCTAAATGCATTGCTTGTTCAGTTaagttgtttattcatttatttatttatttatttatttatttattcattaacacCAAATTACCACATTTATCATGAACACAAAAGAGTACTGTCAAGCCTCATTCTCTTTGCTTGTGTTTAGAGCCGTGGAATTAAAGCCATTATGTAATCAAGTCAGTCTTTTGATGCTTGGTTCGATAAATTTGACATAATTTAGATAAACGTACAAACTTTAATGGACTAAAATTTAATGGCCTAATTTCTTAAAGGTATatcttttgcaaaaaaattaaaatacaaactgCTTCCATCTTTGGTAATGTACTTGCAAAGGTCTTGTTTAAAGGTTGTTCAAATTGCACATGTTGCAAGGAAACCAATAATGCACTGGaagtacatgcaaactccacacccACACTGTCCCGAGATGTGAATCGTACTCTCGACCCTGCAGGTGCTGGGTTGTCAGCTGGTCACGAACCAGGCTTCAGTTACTTGGTACGAACCTGAGTACAGGTGGGGTGTTCAGTAGCGCAAGCAAGTCAGGTATGAAAGCACACCAAGTTCCATATGTCAGTACAAAGGAGGGCTTCTAGACTTGTTTATGCCGTATCGTATTCACTTTTATTTTGCACACCAAACCTTTTGAAGTTTGGATagtttacagtatgtgactcATCAATTCGTCCTTCTTTTCGCTTATTGCAGACTACATCATTTTTCTCTGCTGGTATAAAATAGGAAATGGAAAGGAACAGGACATCAATCACATGATTTAAATTGATTCGTTCACTTCTGTTGCAGTTCAACTGCAGTTCAGAACGATTTAAATTGCACCAGACGTCGAGCTTTTCACTGTGAAGAGTTGCTGTGTGATCTTCTCATTTCAATTCCTCCTGTACCTCTTTCAGAGGCAATCTCTAAAGTTAGATAAAGACCGTCTTTCCATCTGTCTTGGCTTTCTGGCTCTCGGATTAGCTGCTCACTCAGGCACTGCCTCATCTGCTTCAGAACGCTGTTTGTGCCGAACAGAGCAGCTGCTCCTTTGGAAAACGTTGCCTGGTTATTTAGTTCCATATGTAACACTTAAATGAAGAATAAAGATGTGCTTGGCTTTTCTTTaatcgtgtgtgtgttgtgcatgtAGGTGGAACAGGTGAGCCAGCTCTCAGCTCTGGTGGAGTCGCAGCTGCAGTATCACAGGCAGGCGGTGGAGGTGCTGGAAGAACTGTCTGAGAAAATGAAAGACAGGTGTGAATCTCTCACTCctcttcagtttttttcctcctctttgCAGTTACATGACCTCGCTTTATTTTTCATATCTTTCTGATATTGTCTTcctttttcttatgttttccTGCCTTTTTTCATACTGTTCATTGTTTGATGGcttctcttattttttcttttttctttcttgtctgaaacttgatttctttttctttactttcttgACTCACATgcttctgtgtttgtgtgtgtcagattGAACTATGCCCAGGCTCAGCCACGTCAGAAGCGGATGCCCAAGCCGATGCCCAGCTTTGACTCCGACCTCGAGTCTCCTAACGGGGGCTACAGTCCTCCACCTGTGCAGTCGAGCTTTAATCCAGGTGAGCTTCACCTCACTTCCTGCCTGCGCTGTCCTGTTCCAGTCAGCGTGAACATGAATCATAATGACTATTACCTACATGTTTTCGGGGGCACTGTTGAGTTCAATCAGAAGCTGTGaattaattaagatttttttttctgtcctatTAATGTGAagagagagaagcagagagTCTGCTGAAGGAACAGCTGTTTATAGTTGACACAGTGTACTCATGATGTTCTCTTTATTCCTGCAGCGCCTGTTTTACCCAACCGAAACTCCACACGCCAGAAACGCCAATGTGAGTCtcgcacacacacctcatattcatacacattatatattactCTTTATACACTTTATATTCTAACAGGAATAATTTGAGCTTTTTTGAGAATAATTTCAGCTTTTTTGAGACGATCCCGTCTGTAAACACTTAAAGCAGTAATAGCACTATGTCCAGGTtgggaaatatacagtatatatcaagaaaagaaaacaacttagGAGACGTGAACTGActagaactgggttaagaagCCTTTAACATGAAGGGAGGGATAGTGTtgaaccgtcaactttgtggaCAAAATctgtttagggaaaaaaaacaaagaaatcataAACCCTTGGTGAAGGTGCATGGTTAAAAGATCAGCAGTAATAGTGAAAATAAaggcatttccatacacacgcAATGTGATGAACTTATAGGACTGAGACTAAACAGCAGTTTAGCCAATAGGAAAACCaattgttagtgagactaatgaGGTGGGagaatttgctagggagcataaatattggaatttggagcaatagaaaaagTTTACCGCGGTATATGAATTAAATCTGCTCCAGTGGTGAGTTTTCAAGGTGAAATTTCGAAGCAGATAATCCGTTTCAGCCCAAAACATTACCAATATTATTAATTTCCAACACTGTAATTATATTTGTACacataaaaacaaccaaaacatttagaaaaaaaaatatgtaaatgtaaaaatatgaaagaaattgCTTTAGATTTTTGCTTTAACCTTAAACTCTTGGCAATGGtggctttaaaaatgaaactgaaagtggcttcGTAACATGTTGCGCAGCCATATACTGTAATGGGTTTCTATAAAGCTGCCGATCATTTGTTTTTATGGCGTTGTATCCTTCAGTAactgttaaaagaaaatttaatctGTTAAGTAATTAATTCATACGAGAGTTACATAAATTGCTATGActtcactaaataaaaaacaaagcaaatatgTAAACTCGCTTTGTTTGGATTttcactgacgcaaacaagaaTTTTATATGCTGAGGGTCCACTATATGTAGTTTGCTGACTTCCCCTTTTTTGATCCTTCATTCATCCGATgggtgcgtcagggtaagaagaaaaGTGCATGACACAACTGTAcaactgtacaagcctctggaggtagtgttatgatataggtatggcaattagcctaacctgcatatctttggaatgtgggaggaaacctggaggaaacccaccaagcactgggagaacatgtaaactatGCACTCAGGAACATTATGTGGCAGTAAAATTAGATCATATGGAATTTTCCCTCCCTGATCCACACGGGCGTATTTCAAAacttaaattgtaaaagagtggttctgggagcatgaggtgTTATTTTCACGTATGAACTGGCcctcacattgtgtgctgtaatcaaagctaaaggggACTAAATGAAATCTTAGGGtgtgcaacgttttttttttttttttttttttttttttgaccaggcagtgtaaaagtatttaagattttaattaaGAGAAACTCACTttagtcttaaaaaaaatctgtaattgGGAAAACGAAGAAA
Proteins encoded:
- the sh3gl1a gene encoding SH3-domain GRB2-like 1a, yielding MSVAGLKKQFYKASQMVSEKVGAAEGTKLDEDFKDLERKADITSKAIVDVLARTSEYLQPNPASRAKLSMLNTMSKIRGQVKSTGYPQAEGVLGECMVRYGREMGEETNFGGALVEMGESMRRMAEVKDSLDIDVKQNFIDPFQTIVDKDLKDIQHQLKKVEGRRLDYDYKKKRQGKIPDEELRLSLEKFHESKEAAEISMHNLLETDVEQVSQLSALVESQLQYHRQAVEVLEELSEKMKDRLNYAQAQPRQKRMPKPMPSFDSDLESPNGGYSPPPVQSSFNPAPVLPNRNSTRQKRQSVEQPCCKALYDFEPENDGELAFREGDIITLTSQIDENWYEGMLHGQAGYFPCNYVEVVVPLSN